The following nucleotide sequence is from Candidatus Zymogenaceae bacterium.
GATGAGGATCAGCACTACGACGGTGAACCTAACGGAGCGCAGATATGCCAGAGATTCCTTGATGATTGAAGACATGGTCGTTTTCCTGGAAAAAATATCAATCCGATCGGTGACAGGAGGTGCAGGTGATCTCCACCGAGCTGTTTCCTTCTTTGATCTCCCGGACGTGACACCCGACGCACGACAGGTGGAAGGCGGCCAGGGTCGAAGGGGTATCGTCATTCGGGTGCGAGACGTGGCACTCACCGCAGGCGGGGGGAGTCTCACCCAGGTTTGATGTGTGATGACACATCCTGCACGACGGCGGGGATGTCCCGGTGGCGCCGTGTTCTTCGTGGATGAAGGTCACAGGGCCTGTGCCCCTGTCATATTCATCCAGGGTGATGAGGGCGGAGCCTGAGCCGGCGTCTCCCTGGGCCAGAGTCAGGGCCCAGCCGAAAGCAATCGCCGCAGCTATTACGATACCTATCGTCAGCGTCGTCACCCCCGATTTTTTCGTCCGTGAAGGAGCCACAATTATTCCTTTACTTCAAACCAGGCGCATGTCAACCCGTGGACTATTCGGTCTCACGGAGTTTTTTGTCCGCCTGGAGAATGGAGTCTCTGGTTTCGGCCCGCCGGGCCTCCAAGGCCTTCTGTACGCTCTCGTCGGTGACGGCGATGATCTGCGCCGCCAGGATCGCCGCGTTCTTCGCGCCGGCCTTTCCGATGCCCACGGTGGCCACCGGGATTCCGGGCGGCATCTGTACCGTGGAGAGGAGCGAGTCGACGCCCACAAGATCCGAAGAGGCCAGGGGCACGCC
It contains:
- a CDS encoding cytochrome c3 family protein; amino-acid sequence: MAPSRTKKSGVTTLTIGIVIAAAIAFGWALTLAQGDAGSGSALITLDEYDRGTGPVTFIHEEHGATGTSPPSCRMCHHTSNLGETPPACGECHVSHPNDDTPSTLAAFHLSCVGCHVREIKEGNSSVEITCTSCHRSD